The following DNA comes from Ornithobacterium rhinotracheale DSM 15997.
CCGAGCAATATTTTGATGTCGATAGAGCTATTTACAAACGGGATATCGTTGTCTTCGGAGTTGGCGACATAGGTGTTTATGCTCGCTAAAAATGCGGTGCCTGCGATGATGCCTATAAGCCCCGAGAAAAAGGTGATGACGCTACTTTCGATCAAAATCTGACTCACGATTTGGGAGGGCGGTGCGCCCAAGGCTCGGCGGATTCCGAATTCTTGTGTGCGCTCCTTGACGGTGATGAGCAAAATCGAGCTCACGGCCAAAACGCCCGCCAAAAGTGTGAAAAAGCCCACGACGACTGTTAGAAATTCCAAACCTTGCATAAATCTGAACATTTTACCAAACATTTCGCCCAGATTGAATGAGCCAAGTGCCTGTGTATCGTTGGGCGCGATGTGGTGGCGTGTTTTTAGAAAATCCTTGATTTGCGTTTCTGCTTTTTTGATGTCGGCGTAGTCGTCGATATTGATCACGATTAAGCCCACATTGTTTCCTTGGTTAAAGATTTGATTGAAGGTGGCAAATGGAATGGTAACGGTGCTCCCGCTATCTATCCCGCCTTTGGAGTCGCCAGAATATACGCCCACAACTTTGAAACTTACCCCGTTGATTTGAAGGGTGGTGCCCAGCGGATTGCTCCCTTTGTCATAAAGTTCGTCGATCAAGCGGTCGCTTATCACGGCAACTTTGGCATTATTTTCAATATCTTTTTGGGTGATGTATCTGCCCTTTAAAATCTTTTTGACAAAGATTTTGTTTTGCTCTGGGAAATCTCCAAAAATGCTATAATTCCCATTTTTGGCTTGGTGCACCACGCTTGCGTTGTTTCGCTGGCGAGGCGTGATGATTTTTATTTCTTTAAATTCCTTTTTTAGAGCATCGATGTCACTCAGCTGAAAACGGAATGTTCTTCCACGCCCAAATCCGTCGTAGGGAACGCTCGTTTGCTGTGTCCAGATAAAAAGGCTATTGGTGCTTGTGCCTTTCAACTCCTTGTCAAAACCATTGCTTAAGCCATTGACCACACCAAGCAAAAACACAAAAAGCAACATGCCCCAAGCTACGCCCACCATGGTGAGCAGCGTGCGTGTCTTGTTTTTTTCTAAAGCGTGGTAAATTTCGCTCCAAGTATCTCGTTCAAATATCAACATTTTAGTTACTGTTTAAGGCTTCAATAGGTTTAATTTTAGCGGCTTTTCTAGCGGGAATAAAACCTGCCAATAAGCCAGAAATAAGCAAAATTATGGCGGCTAGCACAATGCGTGAAGACTCTACTGTGGCGTTGTAAATCATATAATCTTGCAACGAATCTTTTACAGAGTAGGTGAGTAGCATACCCATAAAAATCCCGATAAATCCAAATAAAAAGGTGATTGCCAAGGCCTCTTGCAAAATAAGACTGATGATATTAAAAGGCGTAGCACCCAAGGCTTTTCTGATGCCGATTTCCTTGGTGCGTTCCTTTACGCTAAAGACCATCATATTGGCAATACTCACCATGCCCGAAATCAAACTACCAATCCCAATGACCAAAACGATAATGGTAAAAACATAAAAAAACATATTGGTGCTATCGAGTGCATCTTTTGGGTCGTATGCTCGGACTCCGCGTGTGTCGTCTGGCGAAACGCTGTGTTTAATTTTTAATTCTTTTTCCACCTCTTGTGCAATGTCGTGCAGCTCATCTAAACTTGAGTTTGGCAAAGGATACAAGGTGAAATTATCGATATTTTGCGTTCCGTAAATCACATGGTAGGTGTTGATGGGCAGGTAAATATAGCGTTCTTTGTCGTCGCCTTCTTCGCTTGAGTACACGCCTACCACTTTGTAAAGCGTGTTTCCAAGTTGAATATTTTCGCCCACGGCAGATTTGTTTTTAAATAAATCTTTTTCTACCAATCTGCCGATTACGACATTTTTCTCAATCGACTGATTGTCGAGCGGATCGAGAAAACGCCCAGAAATGATTTTTAAATCACTGGCTTTTTTCTCTTTGGATGTGGTCCCGATTAAGTTATAATTTCCAAATTCCGAGAAATTTCTGGCTGATACCATTTGAGAAATATGTGGTAAAACGATTTCTATTCGGTCTTTTAGCAATTCTTGTAAAAATTGATAATCCGATTTTTTAAGCTGAATGTAGCGATTGGGCTGCTTGCCTTTGTAGGGCAAGGTGGTGTAGTTTGTGTAAACTTCGATGGTCATCATATTGGGTGGTAAAAATTGCTCCTCAAAACCGTTCTGCAAACCTTTACTTAGTCCAAAAAGCGTGATAAATACAAATAATGCCAATGCAATGGTAGCACCCGATAAGAATGTCCTTAATTTATTGCTCCGAATCGAAGCCCAGATTTCTGCCCAGCGATCTATATCAAACATTACACACGTACTTGGTTAATCTTTTCGTCTTCTATAATCACACCGTCTTTCAATCGCACAATCCGCTTGCACATATGTGCAATGTCGTCTTCGTGCGTTACCATAAGTATCGTTTTGCCCTCATCATTAATCTGCTGAATCAGGCGCATCACTTCTTGCGAGGTTACACTATCTAGCGCACCCGTAGGCTCATCGGCAAGGAGCAATTTAGGGTTTGCAGCCAAAGCACGCGCAATGGCAACACGCTGTTTTTGTCCGCCCGAGAGCTCATTGGGCATGTGTTTAGCCCAAGGCACCAAGCCCACTTTGTCGAGATAGTGCATAGCGATTTCGTGGCGTTTTTTTCTACTCATATTTTGGTAATAGAGTGGGAGTGCCACATTTTCCACCACATTTTTAAAATTAATTAAATTATAAGATTGAAAGATAAAGCCCAAAAACTTGTTTCGGTAGTGTGCGGCTTTTTTCTCGCTTAGTTTTTCGATGCGCACTCCATCTAAGTCGTAGGTGCCTGTGTCGTGTTCATCAAGCATGCCAATGATATTGAGCAGCGTGGATTTTCCCGAGCCAGACGAACCCATGATGGCTACAAATTCGCCTTTATCTACATGTAAATCAATGCCTTTTAGTACATGTAGGCTATTTTTGCCCATTTGGTAGGACTTGTTTAAATCTTGTATATCAATCATTTAATTAAAAAATCGGATTTTACTATATTTTTTAGGCAATATAAACGGTTTTTTCGTTTACAAATGCTTTAATTCCATTTTCGGCAAGCTCTCTTCCGTAACCCGAAATGCCGGTTCCGCCAAAGGCTAAACGCGGATCGCTTTTTACCATTTCATTGATGAAAACAGCACCGTCTTTGATGTTTTTAATGAAATGTTTTATTCGTTTTTTATCTTCGGTAAAGATACTCGCACCTAACCCAAATTCTGAATTATTGACCAATTCTAACGCCTCGTCATCGGTTTTAAAAGTGGTGCAAGCCAAGAGTGGTCCAAAGGTTTCTTCATAAAAAACAGGCATTTCTGGCGTAACATGGGTGAGAATAGTCGGGGCAAAAAAGGCTTCGTGACGAGTGCCACCGATCAAGATTTTTGCGCCCATTTCCACCGAATCATTCATTTGTTTTTCAAGCTCTTCGGCTAAACTTTCTCTAGCCATAACGCTTAAATATGTTTTATCTTCAAGCGGATTGCCCACAACGAGTTCTTCTACTTTTTTCTGTAATTTAGCAACGAATTTTTCGGCAATTTTCTCGTGGACTAGAAGTCGTTTTCCTGCAATGCAACTTTGTCCCGTGTTTTGAAAACGCGCATTTACTACCGTTTTCACAGCTTCTTTGATATCGCAATCTTCAAAAACCACCAAGGCATTGGAGCCACCTAGCTCGAGCAAACTCGGCTTGATTTCTTCTCCAGCCACTTTTGCCACGGCAGCACCTGCGGCTTTGCTTCCTGTAAGGCTCACGCCTTTTACCATTGGGTGGCGAATGATGCCTTCTACCGCCTTGCTACTAATCGGCAGATTGATAAAGCAGTTTTCTGGCAAGCCTGCCAATTCAAATGCTTTTTCCACATTTTTGGCACTTTGCATCACATTGCTTGCATGTTTAAGCAAAACAGTGTTTCCTGCCATGAGCGTAGGCACAGCAAAACGGATAACTTGCCAAAATGGGAAATTCCAAGGCATTACGCCTAAAATTACTCCAAGCGGGTCGTAGCGCACATACGATTTTTGAGCTTCGGTTTTGGTATGTTTTGATTTTAAAAGTTTTTGTGCATTGCTTGCGTAGTAGCGGCAAACCCACGCACATTTATTGATTTCGGCTATGGATTGTGTGATGGGTTTTCCCATTTCTTCGCTGATGGTTCTTCCCCATTCGTAGGCATTTTCTTCTAAAACTTCGGCAAGTTTTTTAAAGATTTTTTTGCGTTTTTTGAGCGAAATGTTGTTCCAAGCAGGCTGAGCGACATTGGCTGATTCGATTTTTTCAATGATTTCAGCCTCAGAAAGTTCAGCGTGTTCGTAAATAGTTTCTTGTGTAAATGGATTGATAGATTTCATAGTTTGTTGAGATGTTTATTGTACTTTTTCAGCGATAGATTGCAAAGCATTTTGCATTTTGTCTAGCACTGGTTTATTTTCTTTGATGCCTAAACTTTCGTATTCCTTAGGCGATTTATATAAAACAAAAGTTTTTCCGTCTTTTTCATAAACCAGAAAGCGCAAAGGCAATTCATAGGCTATGGCTGGAGATTCTTGCATGAGAGCGGTGCCCACTTTGGGATTCCCGAAAATAATTACGGCAGTTGGGTTTATTTCTAAACCATTTTTTTGAGCTAATTCATCATGGCGAATTACTTGCATAATGCCCATATCTTTAGCTTTTATTTCATTTTTTAAAGTTTCAAGCGTTTGCTCAAACGGAAACTTTGATTCCACAGTGTTCATAGTTGGATTTTTAGAAGAGTTGTTGCACGCTGTAAGCATGAAAAAACTAAGTGCTAATATAATGATTTTTTTCATATTTTTATTTTTTATAATTGATGATAGAGATGTTTCCCTTATAGATCGCATCGTCGATTTGCAAAATGTACCAATAATCTCCTTGCGGAAGATTTTTACCTTCCCATTTTACAGCTTGTTTCAGAGGGTTTTCATAAATCACTTTGCCGTATCGGTTATAGATTTTTAAATTTTTATACTTTCCCTTATTGATTTTTGGCACATAAAAATAGTCGTTTTTGCCATCTTTTATTGTTGTGATAACATTGTTTAATTTAATAAACTCAAATTCTTTTGGTGCAGACATGCACCCATTTTTGAATTTAATATAAAACTGATAAACGCCAGGGGCTAAATCCTTGAACGAATTTTCTTCTTGCCATTTGCCATTATTTATGCGATAGAGCAATTCCTCTGTGTTGTTTGAAAGGATTTTAATTTGATAATTTTCGTAAATGATATTAGAAATTTCAGGTGCTTTCTTTTGTTTAATTGTAAAGAATTGTTCTGTAAAACAGCCCTTTTCATTGTAGATTTTTACACTATATTTTCCCGCTTTGCTCACTTCTAGCGTTTGTTTTTCTTTTTTATTGTCCCAAACATAGCGAGCAAAACCATCTTGTGCCGAAATTTGAATTGGAAATTCTTCTGGGCAATATTCAAAAGATTGTTCAACGGTTGAAATTTTAGGGGCATCATTGGCAAGAATCGTGAGAGTAGTAGTGGTGGAACAATGTTCGTTTTCCACTTTTACAAAAAATACATTTTTACCTAAATTTATAGGTGTCTGATTTGGGTTGTTAATTTTTTTATTTTGCTCTAAATTTTCTTTGGAACTAAAGAAAGAAAAAGAGACTTTTCTGTTGTTAATTTTTGATTCATATAGAGTTAAATCAATTTTGCCATCTTCTAGTGTATTGAGGCAAACTTGCTCTTCAAGCATTTTCACCGATGGGTTTTCGGGGACATTTAATTCAATAAAACTATTGTTCTCGCAACTACTTTTTTGGGCGTGTACATAGATTTTGGTATTTTTCTTTAAAACGAATTTTTCAGGATTTTGGATAGAGTTTCTTTGGTTATCTAAATCATCTTGCCTTGTGTAATAGGTATATTTTAGTCCCTCTTGATTGCTGAGCGAAAAGCTCGTTAAATCTACATTCACAGATTCTTTCCCATTTAAGCAATAGGTGGAGGTCGCGGGCGAAAGTTTTACGCCCTCCAAATCAATTAAAAAATTCACTAATTCAAAACAGCCCGTTGCGATATTCTCCACACGGCACCAATATTTGCCACTTCTAATTTTGGAATGCTTATTCAATGGATTATTTTTAATCGTGGCATCGGATTCGCTGGCATAATAAGAAAATTTCAGTCCTGTGGTGTCGGTAGTTACTTTTTGGTTTAAAGATTCAAAATCAAAAGTTTCTACGCCATCGTTTTCAGGATCACAAAGGCTGATGTTTTCTAAATTTAGATTTAGAGTAACTTCTTCCATTGGATTTTCTATCTCAGCATCGCCCGTCCACTCAAGTGTAAAAGCACTATTCCCGTGTGGGCGATCTATAACAATAAAGTAGCTTTCTCCCGTTTTTACTTGAATGTCTTTTACAAACGAATTGCCTCTATTAGCTGGTCCCTCGTAAGTATCTTTTTCACTTGGTTTTAATCCTGTAAAGTTGTTGTATAAGCCTGCTCCCATGGGATTGGTTGTGGAGCAACGGAGGATTCCGCCTAAATTATAACAAGTAGGATTGGGACCAAACACCCAAAAATCGTAATCTTCCTCTATATCCCTTGACGCAGGACGGAGAATAAATCCCAGATTTCCGCTTTTTTTGATAGTGACTTTTACCCAAAGTGAATTATGTTCGTGGGAGTTACAGAAATTTCGATCGTCAATTTCTTGACGAATACCCACACCTCCAACATCTAGCGAAATGTTTTTATTTCCACACACTTGGATGTAGTTTACGCAATCGTTTGGGTATTTGTTCTGAGCCCAAATCAAGGAGCCCGTAAACAGAAACATCAAGAAATATCTTAACTTCATATTATCTAAAAATTAAAAAACTCTATAAATGTATGAAAAATGTACGAAATATGGATTTTGTATTGTGAAAAAAGTAACTTTGCAGATGTATTAAGCTACCTAAGTGATGTCAAGAAATGAAAAATAATATACTACCACTATTGCTCGTTTTTGGATTGAGTGCTCAAGTGGGATGCCAACAAAAAAACGATACAAACAATGCTGCAAAAAACATCGAAATTCAGAATTTTGTAGAAGTTCAAAAAGCAAAAGATACGCTTACTTTTGTCAAACCACAAACCAATTATAAAGATTATTTGGTCGGGAGAACTAATTTTGCTAAAGATTCTGCTTTTGTTCTGGTACCGTCTAAATATTGTAATAAGCAAACTTATTTAAGAAAAGAAACCTACGAAGCTTTTTTGAAAATGCACCAAGCAGCACAAAAAGCGGGATTTAATTTGCTCATAGTTTCGGGGGCGAGAAATTTTCAGCACCAGAAAAATATTTGGGAAAGAAAATGGAAAGCCAATGCTAATTTAACACCGAAAGAACGCGCCAAAAAGATTTTGCTTTTTAGCTCAATGCCTATGAGTTCGCGACACCATTGGGGGACAGATGTGGATTTAAATTCGCTGAATAATTCTTATTTTGAAAGCGGAAAAGGAAAGCAACTCTACCAATGGATGCAAGAAAATGCAGGAAAATACGGGTTTTGCCAAGTTTTTACCGATAAGAAAGGCGGCAGAACGGGCTACGAAATGGAAAAATGGCACTGGAGCTATATGCCGCTTGCCAAACAGCTTTTAAAAGATTATAACAAACAAATCACGACCAAAGATTTTAAAGGGTTCTTAGGAAGCGAAACCGCAGATTCGGTGCGAATCATCAAAGATTATGTAAATGGAATCAACACTTGCGAAGATTAAAATTTTGCCCGGGTAATTTAAATTATTCGGGCAAAATTCTTTTTACAAATCGCAATTTGTGCGAGTATTTTTGCGTATCGGTATTAAATATACCTGTGGAGTCAATTGGGTCGATACGCACTTTGCCATGCGCGTGTAAAATTCGCTGATTATCGATGATAATCCCTACATGGATAATGTTTCCTTCATCATTGTCAAAAAAGGCTAAATCTCCAGGCAGAGCTTCTTCTACAAAGCCCAACATTTCGCCTTTTTCGGCTTGGTCTTTGGCGTCTCTAGGTAAATGAATTTTGGTAAATTTATACACCTGTTGCACAAGCCCAGAGCAATCAA
Coding sequences within:
- a CDS encoding ABC transporter ATP-binding protein; translation: MIDIQDLNKSYQMGKNSLHVLKGIDLHVDKGEFVAIMGSSGSGKSTLLNIIGMLDEHDTGTYDLDGVRIEKLSEKKAAHYRNKFLGFIFQSYNLINFKNVVENVALPLYYQNMSRKKRHEIAMHYLDKVGLVPWAKHMPNELSGGQKQRVAIARALAANPKLLLADEPTGALDSVTSQEVMRLIQQINDEGKTILMVTHEDDIAHMCKRIVRLKDGVIIEDEKINQVRV
- a CDS encoding NAD-dependent succinate-semialdehyde dehydrogenase: MKSINPFTQETIYEHAELSEAEIIEKIESANVAQPAWNNISLKKRKKIFKKLAEVLEENAYEWGRTISEEMGKPITQSIAEINKCAWVCRYYASNAQKLLKSKHTKTEAQKSYVRYDPLGVILGVMPWNFPFWQVIRFAVPTLMAGNTVLLKHASNVMQSAKNVEKAFELAGLPENCFINLPISSKAVEGIIRHPMVKGVSLTGSKAAGAAVAKVAGEEIKPSLLELGGSNALVVFEDCDIKEAVKTVVNARFQNTGQSCIAGKRLLVHEKIAEKFVAKLQKKVEELVVGNPLEDKTYLSVMARESLAEELEKQMNDSVEMGAKILIGGTRHEAFFAPTILTHVTPEMPVFYEETFGPLLACTTFKTDDEALELVNNSEFGLGASIFTEDKKRIKHFIKNIKDGAVFINEMVKSDPRLAFGGTGISGYGRELAENGIKAFVNEKTVYIA
- a CDS encoding M15 family metallopeptidase; this translates as MKNNILPLLLVFGLSAQVGCQQKNDTNNAAKNIEIQNFVEVQKAKDTLTFVKPQTNYKDYLVGRTNFAKDSAFVLVPSKYCNKQTYLRKETYEAFLKMHQAAQKAGFNLLIVSGARNFQHQKNIWERKWKANANLTPKERAKKILLFSSMPMSSRHHWGTDVDLNSLNNSYFESGKGKQLYQWMQENAGKYGFCQVFTDKKGGRTGYEMEKWHWSYMPLAKQLLKDYNKQITTKDFKGFLGSETADSVRIIKDYVNGINTCED
- a CDS encoding ABC transporter permease yields the protein MLIFERDTWSEIYHALEKNKTRTLLTMVGVAWGMLLFVFLLGVVNGLSNGFDKELKGTSTNSLFIWTQQTSVPYDGFGRGRTFRFQLSDIDALKKEFKEIKIITPRQRNNASVVHQAKNGNYSIFGDFPEQNKIFVKKILKGRYITQKDIENNAKVAVISDRLIDELYDKGSNPLGTTLQINGVSFKVVGVYSGDSKGGIDSGSTVTIPFATFNQIFNQGNNVGLIVINIDDYADIKKAETQIKDFLKTRHHIAPNDTQALGSFNLGEMFGKMFRFMQGLEFLTVVVGFFTLLAGVLAVSSILLITVKERTQEFGIRRALGAPPSQIVSQILIESSVITFFSGLIGIIAGTAFLASINTYVANSEDNDIPFVNSSIDIKILLGAFVLVLVMSLLAGLIPALRAIAIKPIDALREE
- a CDS encoding ABC transporter permease produces the protein MFDIDRWAEIWASIRSNKLRTFLSGATIALALFVFITLFGLSKGLQNGFEEQFLPPNMMTIEVYTNYTTLPYKGKQPNRYIQLKKSDYQFLQELLKDRIEIVLPHISQMVSARNFSEFGNYNLIGTTSKEKKASDLKIISGRFLDPLDNQSIEKNVVIGRLVEKDLFKNKSAVGENIQLGNTLYKVVGVYSSEEGDDKERYIYLPINTYHVIYGTQNIDNFTLYPLPNSSLDELHDIAQEVEKELKIKHSVSPDDTRGVRAYDPKDALDSTNMFFYVFTIIVLVIGIGSLISGMVSIANMMVFSVKERTKEIGIRKALGATPFNIISLILQEALAITFLFGFIGIFMGMLLTYSVKDSLQDYMIYNATVESSRIVLAAIILLISGLLAGFIPARKAAKIKPIEALNSN
- a CDS encoding DUF302 domain-containing protein yields the protein MKKIIILALSFFMLTACNNSSKNPTMNTVESKFPFEQTLETLKNEIKAKDMGIMQVIRHDELAQKNGLEINPTAVIIFGNPKVGTALMQESPAIAYELPLRFLVYEKDGKTFVLYKSPKEYESLGIKENKPVLDKMQNALQSIAEKVQ
- a CDS encoding T9SS type B sorting domain-containing protein; the encoded protein is MKLRYFLMFLFTGSLIWAQNKYPNDCVNYIQVCGNKNISLDVGGVGIRQEIDDRNFCNSHEHNSLWVKVTIKKSGNLGFILRPASRDIEEDYDFWVFGPNPTCYNLGGILRCSTTNPMGAGLYNNFTGLKPSEKDTYEGPANRGNSFVKDIQVKTGESYFIVIDRPHGNSAFTLEWTGDAEIENPMEEVTLNLNLENISLCDPENDGVETFDFESLNQKVTTDTTGLKFSYYASESDATIKNNPLNKHSKIRSGKYWCRVENIATGCFELVNFLIDLEGVKLSPATSTYCLNGKESVNVDLTSFSLSNQEGLKYTYYTRQDDLDNQRNSIQNPEKFVLKKNTKIYVHAQKSSCENNSFIELNVPENPSVKMLEEQVCLNTLEDGKIDLTLYESKINNRKVSFSFFSSKENLEQNKKINNPNQTPINLGKNVFFVKVENEHCSTTTTLTILANDAPKISTVEQSFEYCPEEFPIQISAQDGFARYVWDNKKEKQTLEVSKAGKYSVKIYNEKGCFTEQFFTIKQKKAPEISNIIYENYQIKILSNNTEELLYRINNGKWQEENSFKDLAPGVYQFYIKFKNGCMSAPKEFEFIKLNNVITTIKDGKNDYFYVPKINKGKYKNLKIYNRYGKVIYENPLKQAVKWEGKNLPQGDYWYILQIDDAIYKGNISIINYKK